The following proteins come from a genomic window of Nitrosopumilaceae archaeon AB1(1):
- a CDS encoding 4Fe-4S binding protein has protein sequence MSLLLKDRVYTMESSTAKRGIYPLHGYKLGLYRMPIKMDDPGEIKSVHDGLKKTFEMDMFADRIYATYNWSEVNTNSPDKETAELSVTVEIVTGEVLDIIYQIFPIEKFGDPQWVEDYRIKANHYAKMVIDTILRNTILADKLQKSLVKTEKITLAEAMRRLEEMTPLAQIVPNAKPKPQIPKKENELSTGKEEEIVEIPDGAKPGPIDIEYKSNTSQSAKYVVEDGTEIKTWGRKGEDNAIMGVWGEYVSVDFDICVADGACIDACPVNVYEWFDTPGNAASEKKPLMSKEPDCIFCLACEGVCPPQAIKIFEKK, from the coding sequence ATGTCTCTATTATTAAAAGATCGTGTCTACACCATGGAGTCATCCACTGCTAAACGTGGCATATATCCTCTACACGGATACAAACTAGGACTATACAGAATGCCCATTAAAATGGACGATCCGGGAGAAATAAAATCAGTACATGATGGACTAAAAAAGACATTTGAGATGGATATGTTTGCAGATAGAATTTATGCAACGTATAATTGGAGTGAGGTAAATACAAATTCACCAGATAAAGAAACTGCAGAATTATCTGTAACAGTAGAAATTGTTACTGGAGAAGTATTAGATATTATTTATCAAATATTTCCAATTGAAAAATTTGGAGATCCACAATGGGTAGAGGATTATAGAATTAAAGCAAATCATTATGCAAAAATGGTCATAGATACCATATTAAGAAATACTATTTTGGCAGATAAATTGCAAAAATCTCTTGTTAAAACTGAAAAAATCACACTAGCTGAAGCTATGCGGAGACTTGAAGAGATGACACCATTAGCTCAGATTGTTCCTAACGCAAAACCAAAACCACAGATTCCTAAAAAAGAAAATGAATTGTCAACAGGAAAGGAAGAAGAAATAGTAGAGATACCAGATGGTGCAAAACCTGGACCTATTGATATAGAGTACAAATCAAACACATCTCAAAGCGCAAAGTATGTTGTAGAAGACGGTACAGAGATAAAGACATGGGGCCGCAAAGGAGAAGATAATGCAATAATGGGTGTATGGGGAGAATATGTTTCAGTAGATTTTGATATTTGTGTTGCAGATGGAGCATGTATTGATGCATGTCCAGTAAATGTATACGAGTGGTTTGACACTCCAGGAAATGCAGCATCAGAGAAAAAACCTCTAATGTCAAAGGAGCCAGACTGTATATTTTGTCTTGCTTGTGAAGGAGTTTGTCCCCCACAGGCGATTAAAATCTTTGAGAAGAAATGA
- a CDS encoding winged helix-turn-helix domain-containing protein — MHAHRLTNKIVADLLYVTNEFGQEGIKTTTLLTKANLSHSRLSKFITNLTSAELLNKIEYDGKNTFVITEKGREYLESYTRFAEITESFGLNI; from the coding sequence ATGCATGCTCATAGGTTAACAAATAAGATAGTTGCAGATTTACTTTACGTTACTAACGAATTCGGTCAAGAAGGCATAAAGACGACCACTCTGCTTACAAAGGCGAATTTATCACATTCCAGATTATCTAAATTTATCACAAATCTAACTAGTGCAGAACTATTAAACAAGATAGAGTATGATGGTAAAAACACTTTTGTCATTACCGAAAAGGGTAGAGAATATCTCGAATCTTATACAAGATTTGCAGAGATTACAGAATCTTTTGGATTAAATATTTAG